In the genome of Globicephala melas chromosome 3, mGloMel1.2, whole genome shotgun sequence, one region contains:
- the AKAP8 gene encoding A-kinase anchor protein 8 isoform X2, whose protein sequence is MGGAGYGAWSAGPTNTQGAYGTGVASWQGYENYNYYGAQNTSVTTGATYSYGPASWEATKASDGLAPGGPAMHMASYGPEPCTDNSDSLIAKINQRLDMMSKEGGRGGSSGSGEGMQDRESSFRFQSFESYDSRPCLPEHNPYRPSYSYDYDFDLGPDRNGGFGGQYSDCRDPARERGSLDDFMRGRGQGRFQDRSNPGTFMRSDPFMPPAASSEPLSAPWTEMNYVGGRGLGGPSASRPPPSLFSQSMAPDFGVMGMQGAGGYDSSMPYGCGRSQTRMRDRPRRREFDRCGPDSLGRKRKQLQIYDEPDTKQARADSEGDFSENDDGAGDFRSGDEEFRGEDEFFESGRQRGEKDDEDDEVKKRREKQRRRDRMRDRAADRIQFACSVCKFRSFEDEEIQKHLQSKFHKETLRFISTKLPDKTVEFLQEYIVNRNKKIEKRRQELMEKETTKPKPDPFKGIGQEHFFKKIEAAHCLACDMLIPAQPQLLQRHLHSVDHNHNRRLAAEQFKKTSLHVAKSVLNNRHIVKMLEKYLKGEDPFTSEAVDPEIEGDDNLGGEDKEETPEEVAAEVLAEVITAAVRAVDGEGAPTPKSSEMLAQEEGPMDTAETTSGPHPGEQLEVEAPCGMAPEKGNTEAEAGGEAAEAGGEAAEAGGEVETLAAESEGTLIVTAPVQAAAEAEVEQTDAESKDTIPTE, encoded by the exons GTTATGAAAACTACAATTATTATGGTGCCCAGAACACCAGCGTCACCACAGGAGCAACCTACAGCTACGGCCCAGCCTCATGGGAGGCCACCAAGGCCAGTGATGGCCTGGCACCTGGGGGCCCTGCCATGCATATGGCTTCTTATGGCCCAGAGCCGTGCACCGACAATTCTGACTCCCTCATTGCCAAGATCAACCAGCGTTTGGACATGATGTCCAAGGAAGGAGGCAGGGGCGGGAGCAGCGGCAGTGGGGAGGGCATGCAGGACCGGGAGAG CTCCTTCCGCTTCCAGTCGTTCGAGTCCTATGATTCCAGGCCTTGCCTGCCCGAGCACAATCCTTACCGCCCCAGCTACAGCTACGACTATGACTTTGACCTGGGGCCCGACCGCAATGGTGGCTTTGGTGGTCAGTACAGTGACTGCCGGGACCCAGCCCGTGAGCGGGGCTCCCTCGATGACTTCATGCGGGGCCGAGGCCAGGGCCGCTTCCAGGACCGCAGCAACCCCGGCACCTTTATGCGCAGCGACCCCTTCATGCCACCTGCAGCCTCTTCTGAGCCTCTTTCTGCTCCATGGACGGAAATGAACTATGtgggtgggcggggcctgggagGCCCCTCCGCCAGCAGGCCTCCaccttccctcttctcccagtCCATGGCCCCTGACTTTGGCGTGATGGGCATGCAGGGGGCAGGTGGTTATGACAGCTCTATGCCCTACGGATGTGGCCGGTCACAGACCCGGATGAGAGATCGG CCTAGGCGGAGAGAGTTTGATCGCTGCGGCCCAGATAGCTTGGGCAGGAAACGGAAGCAGTTGCAGATTTACGATGAGCCAGACACCAAACAAGCCCGGGCTGACAGTGAAGGAGATTTTTCTGAAAACG ATGATGGAGCTGGTGACTTCCGGTCAGGAGATGAAGAATTCAGGGGT GAGGACGAATTCTTCGAATCCGGGAGGCAGAGAG GAGAGAAGGACGATGAGGATGATGAAgtgaagaagaggagggagaagcaAAGGAGGAGAGACAGGATGAGAGACCGAGCAGCTGACAG GATTCAGTTTGCCTGTTCCGTGTGCAAGTTTCGtagctttgaagatgaagaaatcCAGAAGCATCTGCAAAGCAAATTTCACAAAGAGACACTGCGGTTTATAAGTACCAAATTGCCTGACAAGACGGTGGAGTTCCTCCAG GAATACATTGTAAACAGGAATAAGAAAATTGAGAAGCGGCGTCAGGAACTGATGGAGAAGGAAAccacaaaaccaaaaccagatcCTTTCAAAG GGATTGGCCAGGAGCACTTCTTCAAGAAAATAGAGGCTGCTCACTGCCTGGCTTGTGACATGCTGATCCCTGCGCAGCCCCAGCTCCTCCAGCGGCACCTGCACTCTGTCGACCACAATCACAACCGCCGG TTGGCTGCTGAACAGTTCAAGAAAACAAGTCTCCATGTGGCTAAGAGTGTTTTGAACAACAGACATATTGTGAAGATGCTGGAAAAATACCTCAAG GGTGAAGATCCTTTCACCAGTGAAGCCGTTGATCCAGAAATAGAAGGAGATGACAATTTAGGAGGTGAGGATAAGGAAGAGACGCCGGAGGAGGTAGCTGCCGAGGTCTTAGCTGAGGTGATTACGGCAGCAGTGAGGGCAGTAGATGGGGAAGGAGCACCTACCCCGAAAAGTAGTGAAATGCTGGCGCAAGAGGAAGGCCCTATGGACACAGCTGAGACCACTAGTGGTCCCCACCCTGGAGAGCAGCTGGAAGTGGAGGCACCCTGTGGAATGGCACCTGAGAAGGGCAACActgaagcagaggctggaggtgAAGCTGCTGAGGCTGGAGGTGAAGCTGCTGAGGCTGGAGGTGAAGTGGAAACCCTGGCAGCAGAGTCGGAAGGCACCTTGATAGTCACTGCTCCTGTCCAAGCTGCTGCAGAAGCCGAAGTGGAACAAACTGATGCAGAGTCCAAAGATACTATTCCCACAGAATGA
- the AKAP8 gene encoding A-kinase anchor protein 8 isoform X1, with translation MEQGYGGYGAWSAGPTNTQGAYGTGVASWQGYENYNYYGAQNTSVTTGATYSYGPASWEATKASDGLAPGGPAMHMASYGPEPCTDNSDSLIAKINQRLDMMSKEGGRGGSSGSGEGMQDRESSFRFQSFESYDSRPCLPEHNPYRPSYSYDYDFDLGPDRNGGFGGQYSDCRDPARERGSLDDFMRGRGQGRFQDRSNPGTFMRSDPFMPPAASSEPLSAPWTEMNYVGGRGLGGPSASRPPPSLFSQSMAPDFGVMGMQGAGGYDSSMPYGCGRSQTRMRDRPRRREFDRCGPDSLGRKRKQLQIYDEPDTKQARADSEGDFSENDDGAGDFRSGDEEFRGEDEFFESGRQRGEKDDEDDEVKKRREKQRRRDRMRDRAADRIQFACSVCKFRSFEDEEIQKHLQSKFHKETLRFISTKLPDKTVEFLQEYIVNRNKKIEKRRQELMEKETTKPKPDPFKGIGQEHFFKKIEAAHCLACDMLIPAQPQLLQRHLHSVDHNHNRRLAAEQFKKTSLHVAKSVLNNRHIVKMLEKYLKGEDPFTSEAVDPEIEGDDNLGGEDKEETPEEVAAEVLAEVITAAVRAVDGEGAPTPKSSEMLAQEEGPMDTAETTSGPHPGEQLEVEAPCGMAPEKGNTEAEAGGEAAEAGGEAAEAGGEVETLAAESEGTLIVTAPVQAAAEAEVEQTDAESKDTIPTE, from the exons GTTATGAAAACTACAATTATTATGGTGCCCAGAACACCAGCGTCACCACAGGAGCAACCTACAGCTACGGCCCAGCCTCATGGGAGGCCACCAAGGCCAGTGATGGCCTGGCACCTGGGGGCCCTGCCATGCATATGGCTTCTTATGGCCCAGAGCCGTGCACCGACAATTCTGACTCCCTCATTGCCAAGATCAACCAGCGTTTGGACATGATGTCCAAGGAAGGAGGCAGGGGCGGGAGCAGCGGCAGTGGGGAGGGCATGCAGGACCGGGAGAG CTCCTTCCGCTTCCAGTCGTTCGAGTCCTATGATTCCAGGCCTTGCCTGCCCGAGCACAATCCTTACCGCCCCAGCTACAGCTACGACTATGACTTTGACCTGGGGCCCGACCGCAATGGTGGCTTTGGTGGTCAGTACAGTGACTGCCGGGACCCAGCCCGTGAGCGGGGCTCCCTCGATGACTTCATGCGGGGCCGAGGCCAGGGCCGCTTCCAGGACCGCAGCAACCCCGGCACCTTTATGCGCAGCGACCCCTTCATGCCACCTGCAGCCTCTTCTGAGCCTCTTTCTGCTCCATGGACGGAAATGAACTATGtgggtgggcggggcctgggagGCCCCTCCGCCAGCAGGCCTCCaccttccctcttctcccagtCCATGGCCCCTGACTTTGGCGTGATGGGCATGCAGGGGGCAGGTGGTTATGACAGCTCTATGCCCTACGGATGTGGCCGGTCACAGACCCGGATGAGAGATCGG CCTAGGCGGAGAGAGTTTGATCGCTGCGGCCCAGATAGCTTGGGCAGGAAACGGAAGCAGTTGCAGATTTACGATGAGCCAGACACCAAACAAGCCCGGGCTGACAGTGAAGGAGATTTTTCTGAAAACG ATGATGGAGCTGGTGACTTCCGGTCAGGAGATGAAGAATTCAGGGGT GAGGACGAATTCTTCGAATCCGGGAGGCAGAGAG GAGAGAAGGACGATGAGGATGATGAAgtgaagaagaggagggagaagcaAAGGAGGAGAGACAGGATGAGAGACCGAGCAGCTGACAG GATTCAGTTTGCCTGTTCCGTGTGCAAGTTTCGtagctttgaagatgaagaaatcCAGAAGCATCTGCAAAGCAAATTTCACAAAGAGACACTGCGGTTTATAAGTACCAAATTGCCTGACAAGACGGTGGAGTTCCTCCAG GAATACATTGTAAACAGGAATAAGAAAATTGAGAAGCGGCGTCAGGAACTGATGGAGAAGGAAAccacaaaaccaaaaccagatcCTTTCAAAG GGATTGGCCAGGAGCACTTCTTCAAGAAAATAGAGGCTGCTCACTGCCTGGCTTGTGACATGCTGATCCCTGCGCAGCCCCAGCTCCTCCAGCGGCACCTGCACTCTGTCGACCACAATCACAACCGCCGG TTGGCTGCTGAACAGTTCAAGAAAACAAGTCTCCATGTGGCTAAGAGTGTTTTGAACAACAGACATATTGTGAAGATGCTGGAAAAATACCTCAAG GGTGAAGATCCTTTCACCAGTGAAGCCGTTGATCCAGAAATAGAAGGAGATGACAATTTAGGAGGTGAGGATAAGGAAGAGACGCCGGAGGAGGTAGCTGCCGAGGTCTTAGCTGAGGTGATTACGGCAGCAGTGAGGGCAGTAGATGGGGAAGGAGCACCTACCCCGAAAAGTAGTGAAATGCTGGCGCAAGAGGAAGGCCCTATGGACACAGCTGAGACCACTAGTGGTCCCCACCCTGGAGAGCAGCTGGAAGTGGAGGCACCCTGTGGAATGGCACCTGAGAAGGGCAACActgaagcagaggctggaggtgAAGCTGCTGAGGCTGGAGGTGAAGCTGCTGAGGCTGGAGGTGAAGTGGAAACCCTGGCAGCAGAGTCGGAAGGCACCTTGATAGTCACTGCTCCTGTCCAAGCTGCTGCAGAAGCCGAAGTGGAACAAACTGATGCAGAGTCCAAAGATACTATTCCCACAGAATGA
- the AKAP8 gene encoding A-kinase anchor protein 8 isoform X3, translated as MHMASYGPEPCTDNSDSLIAKINQRLDMMSKEGGRGGSSGSGEGMQDRESSFRFQSFESYDSRPCLPEHNPYRPSYSYDYDFDLGPDRNGGFGGQYSDCRDPARERGSLDDFMRGRGQGRFQDRSNPGTFMRSDPFMPPAASSEPLSAPWTEMNYVGGRGLGGPSASRPPPSLFSQSMAPDFGVMGMQGAGGYDSSMPYGCGRSQTRMRDRPRRREFDRCGPDSLGRKRKQLQIYDEPDTKQARADSEGDFSENDDGAGDFRSGDEEFRGEDEFFESGRQRGEKDDEDDEVKKRREKQRRRDRMRDRAADRIQFACSVCKFRSFEDEEIQKHLQSKFHKETLRFISTKLPDKTVEFLQEYIVNRNKKIEKRRQELMEKETTKPKPDPFKGIGQEHFFKKIEAAHCLACDMLIPAQPQLLQRHLHSVDHNHNRRLAAEQFKKTSLHVAKSVLNNRHIVKMLEKYLKGEDPFTSEAVDPEIEGDDNLGGEDKEETPEEVAAEVLAEVITAAVRAVDGEGAPTPKSSEMLAQEEGPMDTAETTSGPHPGEQLEVEAPCGMAPEKGNTEAEAGGEAAEAGGEAAEAGGEVETLAAESEGTLIVTAPVQAAAEAEVEQTDAESKDTIPTE; from the exons ATGCATATGGCTTCTTATGGCCCAGAGCCGTGCACCGACAATTCTGACTCCCTCATTGCCAAGATCAACCAGCGTTTGGACATGATGTCCAAGGAAGGAGGCAGGGGCGGGAGCAGCGGCAGTGGGGAGGGCATGCAGGACCGGGAGAG CTCCTTCCGCTTCCAGTCGTTCGAGTCCTATGATTCCAGGCCTTGCCTGCCCGAGCACAATCCTTACCGCCCCAGCTACAGCTACGACTATGACTTTGACCTGGGGCCCGACCGCAATGGTGGCTTTGGTGGTCAGTACAGTGACTGCCGGGACCCAGCCCGTGAGCGGGGCTCCCTCGATGACTTCATGCGGGGCCGAGGCCAGGGCCGCTTCCAGGACCGCAGCAACCCCGGCACCTTTATGCGCAGCGACCCCTTCATGCCACCTGCAGCCTCTTCTGAGCCTCTTTCTGCTCCATGGACGGAAATGAACTATGtgggtgggcggggcctgggagGCCCCTCCGCCAGCAGGCCTCCaccttccctcttctcccagtCCATGGCCCCTGACTTTGGCGTGATGGGCATGCAGGGGGCAGGTGGTTATGACAGCTCTATGCCCTACGGATGTGGCCGGTCACAGACCCGGATGAGAGATCGG CCTAGGCGGAGAGAGTTTGATCGCTGCGGCCCAGATAGCTTGGGCAGGAAACGGAAGCAGTTGCAGATTTACGATGAGCCAGACACCAAACAAGCCCGGGCTGACAGTGAAGGAGATTTTTCTGAAAACG ATGATGGAGCTGGTGACTTCCGGTCAGGAGATGAAGAATTCAGGGGT GAGGACGAATTCTTCGAATCCGGGAGGCAGAGAG GAGAGAAGGACGATGAGGATGATGAAgtgaagaagaggagggagaagcaAAGGAGGAGAGACAGGATGAGAGACCGAGCAGCTGACAG GATTCAGTTTGCCTGTTCCGTGTGCAAGTTTCGtagctttgaagatgaagaaatcCAGAAGCATCTGCAAAGCAAATTTCACAAAGAGACACTGCGGTTTATAAGTACCAAATTGCCTGACAAGACGGTGGAGTTCCTCCAG GAATACATTGTAAACAGGAATAAGAAAATTGAGAAGCGGCGTCAGGAACTGATGGAGAAGGAAAccacaaaaccaaaaccagatcCTTTCAAAG GGATTGGCCAGGAGCACTTCTTCAAGAAAATAGAGGCTGCTCACTGCCTGGCTTGTGACATGCTGATCCCTGCGCAGCCCCAGCTCCTCCAGCGGCACCTGCACTCTGTCGACCACAATCACAACCGCCGG TTGGCTGCTGAACAGTTCAAGAAAACAAGTCTCCATGTGGCTAAGAGTGTTTTGAACAACAGACATATTGTGAAGATGCTGGAAAAATACCTCAAG GGTGAAGATCCTTTCACCAGTGAAGCCGTTGATCCAGAAATAGAAGGAGATGACAATTTAGGAGGTGAGGATAAGGAAGAGACGCCGGAGGAGGTAGCTGCCGAGGTCTTAGCTGAGGTGATTACGGCAGCAGTGAGGGCAGTAGATGGGGAAGGAGCACCTACCCCGAAAAGTAGTGAAATGCTGGCGCAAGAGGAAGGCCCTATGGACACAGCTGAGACCACTAGTGGTCCCCACCCTGGAGAGCAGCTGGAAGTGGAGGCACCCTGTGGAATGGCACCTGAGAAGGGCAACActgaagcagaggctggaggtgAAGCTGCTGAGGCTGGAGGTGAAGCTGCTGAGGCTGGAGGTGAAGTGGAAACCCTGGCAGCAGAGTCGGAAGGCACCTTGATAGTCACTGCTCCTGTCCAAGCTGCTGCAGAAGCCGAAGTGGAACAAACTGATGCAGAGTCCAAAGATACTATTCCCACAGAATGA